The Prunus persica cultivar Lovell chromosome G7, Prunus_persica_NCBIv2, whole genome shotgun sequence genome has a segment encoding these proteins:
- the LOC18769652 gene encoding formin-like protein 2 yields LSIFIFQQTHLSLPLYLPIRSIQRKTQRTTKKTLAFNSDNPQCRASLFLILLFIVSFTTSTCYHHPRHLLHQPFVPLDSLPPTQPPSSSPQSQPTQIPKLPFSSSSSTPPQKPFFPSSSSRSPPPSPPSPTALTSFPANISSLLFPETSSSSSSHRHVIAIAVSVSLTAFIIIASASALLYYRRRRKLDPTISDDKASRTDSLRLFPPNTATSDAVHKQRSTPNTSTEFLYLGTLVNARGTDEENAPNTSNAGLTFGVSSVSGSPPYQKLGSPELKPLPPLPKHNFRRSFKNSQLGSDDDDEEEFFSPRGSSASPKNGNGLAKTSDRVFKAVEVENFGSRSFNSRTASYPCSKSASPASSGSNTVSPTLNLSPRSLKSKSPDSVINFAAPSRPPPVPMSLSPSLSSSSSSSERGLGSVSANSQNSPSKNSDFLGLKDQPQVKNKSLVPIRLPPPPPPLPPPRFWEVPAGPMPNSGPPALVMPSRPRVFQNSGPVLGGEGSQSNAIVEKNQETPKPKLKPLHWDKVRASSDRAMVWDQLKSSSFQLNEEMIETLFMVNNSSLAPNDNVRRQILPSLNQENRVLDPKKSQNIAILLRALNVTIDEVCEALVEGNSDALGTELLESLLKMAPTKEEERKLREFKDESPFKLGPAEKFLKAVLDIPFAFKRVDAMLYIASFDSEVDYLKRSFETLEAACEELRNSRMFLKLLEAVLKTGNRMNVGTNRGDAHAFKLDTLLKLVDIKGADGKTTLLHFVVQEITRAEGFRLSGMNQNQTAEEIQQSSSSFRDDVEFRKRGLQVVSGLSGELTSVKKAAAMDSEVLSKEVAKIAGGVKKIVEVIKLIEESALKVSSHKFCESMSGFLKKAEEEIVRIQAQEKLAFSLVKELTEYFHGNSVKEEAHPFRIFMVVRDFLSVLDQACKVVGKVNERTIVGSARQFPMPANPTHPPVFPGFSAKQQQHYGSSDEETSPS; encoded by the exons ctctccattttcatttttcagcaAACACACCTTTCTCTTCCACTCTACTTGCCAATCCGAAGTAtacaaagaaaaacccaaagaacaacaaaaaagacacTTGCTTTCAACTCGGACAACCCACAATGCCGGGCCTCACTCTTTCTGATCCTCTTGTTCATCGTATCCTTCACCACCTCCACTTGTTACCACCACCCCCGCCACCTTCTCCACCAACCCTTTGTCCCGTTAGATTCCTTACCTCCAACACAACCACCATCCTCCTCTCCCCAATCCCAACCCACCCAAATTCCCAAACTacccttctcttcctcctcttcaacCCCGCCTCAAAAACCTTTCTTTCCCTCGTCCTCCTCTCGCTCCCCGCCACCCTCCCCTCCCTCCCCAACTGCCCTCACCTCCTTCCCAGCCAACATTTCTTCTCTACTCTTTCCCgaaacctcctcctcctcatcctcccACCGCCACGTCATCGCCATCGCCGTCTCTGTTTCTCTCACTGCTTTCATCATCATCGCCTCCGCCTCCGCGTTGCTGTACTATCGTCGACGCCGGAAGCTTGACCCCACCATATCTGACGATAAGGCTTCCAGAACCGACAGCCTCCGCCTGTTCCCGCCAAACACCGCCACCTCCGACGCAGTTCACAAGCAACGTAGTACGCCTAATACCAGCACCGAATTCCTCTACCTCGGAACCTTAGTCAATGCCCGAGGAACTGACGAAGAAAACGCCCCGAATACGAGCAATGCGGGCTTGACGTTCGGGGTGTCGAGCGTGTCCGGTTCGCCACCGTATCAGAAACTTGGATCACCGGAGCTGAAGCCGCTTCCACCACTTCCCAAGCACAATTTCAGACGGAGCTTTAAGAATTCCCAATTGGGTtctgacgacgacgacgaagaGGAGTTCTTTTCTCCAAGAGGGTCTTCCGCGAGTCCCAAAAATGGTAACGGGTTAGCAAAAACCTCGGACAGAGTGTTTAAGGCCGTAGAAGTCGAAAActttggaagcagaagcttcAATTCAAGAACAGCATCGTACCCATGTTCGAAATCTGCTTCTCCAGCAAGTTCTGGGTCTAATACGGTCTCACCGACGTTGAATTTGAGTCCCAGAAGCTTGAAATCAAAGTCGCCGGACTCGGTAATCAATTTCGCCGCTCCGTCTCGGCCTCCTCCGGTACCGATGTCATTGTCCCCATCATTGTCTTCGTCGTCTTCATCATCGGAGAGAGGTTTGGGTTCAGTTTCAGCGAATAGCCAGAACTCACCTTCAAAAAATTCGGACTTCTTGGGGCTGAAGGATCAGCCTCAGGTgaaaaataagagtttagTTCCGATAAGATTGCCACCGCCGCCTCCGCCTCTACCACCGCCGAGGTTTTGGGAAGTTCCGGCCGGTCCGATGCCGAACTCCGGGCCACCGGCTCTTGTCATGCCTTCCAGGCCTCGTGTGTTTCAGAATTCGGGACCGGTTTTGGGTGGTGAAGGATCACAGAGCAATGCGATTGTAGAAAAGAACCAGGAGACTCCCAAGCCCAAACTGAAACCTTTACATTGGGATAAAGTTAGGGCCAGCTCAGACCGCGCCATGGTGTGGGATCAGTTGAAATCAAGCTCTTTTCA gttgaatgaagaaatgatTGAGACGCTGTTTATGGTAAATAATTCGAGTTTGGCACCAAATGATAATGTTCGGCGACAGATTCTACCCTCTTTGAACCAGGAGAACCGAGTGCTTGATCCAAAGAAGTCCCAGAATATTGCAATTTTGTTAAGGGCGCTTAATGTCACCATTGATGAAGTCTGCGAAGCCCTTGTGGAag GAAACTCAGATGCACTTGGGACAGAACTTCTTGAAAGTCTATTAAAGATGGCTCCAACCAAAGAGGAGGAACGCAAACTCAGAGAGTTCAAAGATGAATCACCATTTAAGCTTGGACCAGCTGAGAAATTTCTGAAAGCAGTGCTTGATATACCTTTCGCATTTAAGAGGGTGGATGCAATGCTCTACATTGCCAGTTTTGATTCAGAAGTAGATTATCTTAAAAGGTCTTTTGAGACTCTGGAG GCTGCTTGTGAAGAATTGAGGAACAGCAGAATGTTCCTGAAGCTTCTTGAAGCGGTGCTCAAAACTGGGAATCGCATGAATGTTGGCACCAACCGTGGCGATGCCCATGCCTTCAAGCTTGACACACTTCTCAAGCTTGTAGATATAAAGGGAGCTGATGGAAAAACCACTCTACTGCATTTTGTTGTGCAGGAAATAACCAGAGCTGAAGGTTTTCGTCTCTCTGGCATGAATCAGAATCAAACAGCTGAGGAAATTCAacaatcttcatcttcttttcgAGATGATGTTGAATTTAGGAAGCGTGGCCTGCAAGTTGTTTCAGGATTGAGTGGGGAGCTCACCAGTGTAAAGAAGGCTGCCGCTATGGATTCAGAAGTACTGAGCAAAGAAGTTGCAAAAATTGCTGGTGgagttaaaaaaatagtagaagttataaaattaattgaagaaAGTGCATTGAAGGTTAGTAGCCACAAGTTCTGTGAGTCCATGAGTGGGTTCTTAAAGAAGGCAGAGGAAGAGATTGTAAGGATTCAAGCTCAAGAGAAACTCGCATTCTCTTTGGTAAAGGAATTAACAGAATATTTCCATGGGAACTCAGTGAAGGAAGAAGCTCATCCGTTCCGAATTTTCATGGTGGTGAGAGATTTTCTTTCTGTTCTAGATCAGGCATGCAAGGTAGTCGGCAAAGTTAATGAAAGAACTATAGTTGGGTCAGCCCGTCAATTTCCAATGCCTGCCAATCCAACCCATCCGCCAGTTTTTCCTGGATTCAGTgcaaagcagcagcagcattaTGGTTCCTCAGATGAAGAAACCTCGCCATCTTAG
- the LOC18769252 gene encoding protein FAM133, with the protein MGKNQAYKAMQRARLGSSSAGPDEVEDGMVDGSFHSPEWHAARLASLKTSHTITWEEYKKKQKEDEIRKGELEKDTDRMMREYRAQLDAERARKLANGRNHSSSKSDRKKDRKDKDLKKRSSRKRKHSRRRSSESSSSSSSSDSYSSEEEERDSKRSKSRSKRTRKEKKHRSRTKHSSSDDDEADGPVPLSRFFGSVKS; encoded by the exons ATGGGCAAAAATCAAGCTTACAAGGCTATGCAGAGAGCCAGGCTCGGCTCCAGCTCTGCTGGCCCTGATGAGGTCGAAGACGGCATG GTGGATGGTTCATTTCATTCACCAGAGTGGCATGCTGCTCGTTTGGCTAGCCTCAAAACTTCTCATACAATTACCTGGGAGGAGtataaaaagaagcaaaag GAAGACGAAATTAGAAAGGGAGAACTGGAAAAAGACACTGATAGAATGATGAGAGAATACAGAGCTCAACTGGATGCCGAACGGGCTCGCAAGCTTGCCAATGGAAGAAACCACTCCAGTAGTAAGTCTGATCGCAAAAAAG ATAGGAAGGATAAGGATTTAAAGAAACGCAGCAGCAGAAAGAGAAAG CATTCAAGAAGGAGATCTTCAGAGTCTAGCTCCTCGAGTTCATCCTCAGATTCTTACAgtagtgaagaagaagagagagattcGAAAAGATCCAAGTCCAGGTCTAAGAGAacaaggaaggaaaagaagcACAGGTCAAGGACCAAACACTCCAGCAGTGATGATGACGAGGCTGATGGTCCTGTGCCACTTTCAAGATTCTTTGGGAGCGTGAAGAGCTAA
- the LOC18770271 gene encoding acyl-coenzyme A thioesterase 9, mitochondrial, producing the protein MSPLRKPLPHLLFKPNFKSSSLQALVSYSTKSETSSTQISNSPKQANPIFKMAPFDPISPAFLQTGSVLSYAGSKSCLNNDAHVIDTHSPKSPKQEKSVSRATKYGPILYRLIPNRPLSTANSDPSRSKPLDSAEPAEPLSSESIPAVSTATSPYDSSQPIDAGSSIRKPISLWPGMYHSPVTNALWEARSKMYEKLGDTPIDAPSQSELVARTPAQSRTSILYKFSSDYKLREQYRNPWNEIRMGKLVEDLDALAGTIAYKHCCNEDGATRPLLLVTASVDKMVLKKPIRVDTDLNLGGAVAWVGKSSMEIQLEVTQSMHGTPHPSESIALIANFTFVARDSETGKSAPVNRISPETEKEKLLCEEADKRNKMRKKKRGAHKTDIENQDANRFNALLAEGRVFCDMPALADRDSILIRDTCLENSFICQPQQRNIHGRIFGGFLMRRAFELAFSTTYAFAGVAPHFLEVDHVDFVRPVDVGNFLRLKSCVLYTELENPAEPLINVEVVAHVTQPELRSSEVSNKFYFTFSAPPEAMKDGIRIRNVVPATVEEARRVIERMDAEEKSQFVAS; encoded by the exons ATGTCACCACTCAGAAAACCACTTCCCCACCTCCTCTTCAAACCCAATTTCAAATCTTCATCACTCCAAGCACTTGTTTCATACTCAACAAAATCTGAAACAAGCAGTACCCAGATATCAAATTCACCAAAACAAGCAAACCCCATATTCAAAATGGCACCTTTTGATCCTATTTCACCAGCATTCCTTCAAACCGGGTCAGTGTTGTCATATGCTGGTTCTAAATCCTGTTTAAACAATGATGCTCATGTTATCGATACCCACTCGCCTAAATCTCCAAAGCAAGAAAAATCAGTTTCTAGAGCCACCAAATATGGTCCAATTTTATACAGACTAATACCAAACAGGCCATTGTCAACTGCGAATTCTGACCCGTCACGTTCCAAACCATTGGATTCTGCGGAGCCAGCTGAACCGCTTTCTTCAGAGTCAATCCCAGCTGTTTCCACCGCAACTTCACCATATGATAGTTCACAGCCAATTGATGCAGGCTCTTCAATCCGAAAACCGATCAGTTTATGGCCCGGAATGTACCATTCACCTGTAACAAATGCTCTCTGGGAAGCAAGATCAAAAATGTATGAGAAACTCGGGGACACGCCAATTGACGCTCCTTCACAGAGTGAATTGGTGGCGAGAACTCCGGCGCAGAGCCGGACTAGTATTCTCTACAAGTTTTCATCTGATTATAAACTCAGAGAGCAGTACAGGAACCCTTGGAATGAGATTAGGATGGGGAAGTTGGTTGAGGATCTCGATGCTCTTGCTGGAACCATTGCATACAAG CACTGCTGCAATGAAGATGGCGCAACGAGGCCTCTACTATTGGTGACTGCTTCTGTTGACAAGATGGTTCTGAAAAAACCTATCCGTGTTGACACTGATTTGAATCTAGGTGGTGCTGTTGCATGGGTTGGGAAATCATCCATGGAGATTCAACTGGAAGTCACTCAATCCATGCATG GAACCCCACACCCATCAGAGTCCATTGCTCTTATAGCAAACTTCACATTTGTGGCCCGTGATTCTGAGACTGGAAAATCTGCTCCGGTTAACCGAATCTCACCTGAgactgaaaaggaaaaattgctTTGTGAAGAGGCAGATAAGAGGAACAAaatgaggaaaaagaagagaggagCACATAAAACAGATATTGAAAACCAAGACGCAAACAGATTCAATGCCTTGTTAGCCGAAGGTCGAGTTTTCTGCGACATGCCAGCACTGGCAGACCGAGATAGCATTCTTATTAGGGATACGTGCCTGGAGAACTCCTTTATTTGCCAGCCACAGCAAAGGAACATCCATGGTCGGATCTTTGGAGGATTTTTAATGCGAAGAGCATTTGAACTGGCCTTCTCAACAACGTATGCATTTGCTGGTGTAGCACCACACTTTCTAGAAGTTGATCATGTTGATTTTGTTAGACCT GTGGATGTAGGAAACTTCCTACGTTTGAAGTCTTGTGTTCTCTATACAGAACTTGAGAACCCAGCTGAACCTCTGATAAACGTGGAAGTCGTTGCTCATGTGACACAGCCTGAGCTTAGGTCCAGTGAG GTATCAAACAAATTCTATTTCACATTCTCTGCCCCTCCTGAAGCCATGAAAGATGGGATCCGGATTCGGAATGTTGTTCCTGCTACAGTAGAGGAAGCACGACGGGTGATTGAACGTATGGATGCTGAAGAGAAATCCCAGTTTGTTGCATCGTGA